The Synechococcus sp. M16.1 genome includes the window ATCGTGCTGGTGCGCCGTGCGCGGGATGGGGAACGACAGTTTCAGGGCTTTGACGGAGATCAGGGGGCCGGCTTTGCCGACCAGGCGTTGGAGCCAGTTGCCCTACCCCCGGCCCGATGGTTGTTGATTGGCACGCTTCCGTTGGCAGCACCAACGTCGGCTTCGACGTTGTTGTCGGCCGTGCGCCAGGCCAGCAGCCAAGGCACGGCGATTGCCCTTGATGTGAACTGGCGCCCCACGTTCTGGGATGCCAGCGTTGATCCCGCGGCGGGTCCGTCGGCTGCGGCGAAGGCTGCGATTCAACCGCTCCTGGACCAGGCGGCCCTGATCAAGCTGGCGCGGGAGGAAGCGCTCTGGTTGTTCAACAGCGACGATCCCGGCGCGATCCAGCAGGCCTTGCCCCAGCGGCCCGATGTGGTGGTCACCGATGGGGCGGCCCCGGTGCGCTGGCAATTGGGGGCTGATTGCGGTCAGCAGGTCGCCTTTCAGCCCCCCAGTGTCGTCGACACCACCGGTGCCGGTGATGCCTTCACGGCCGGGCTGTTGCACCGCTGGGCCGCCGCGCCCCAGGAGCGCATTCGCTTTGCGGCTGCCTGTGGTGCTCTGGTCTGCGGCGGGGCCGGTGGCATTGATCCCCAGCCCACGCAGGCTCAGGTGGAGGCCTTTCTGGGAGAGGTGAGCTGAGCGAGCCGCCCTTCGTCTTGATGGCGAAGCTCCAGGTGCCAGGCCTCGGCCAGATCGAGCCCCAGCCGTTCCGGCCACTCCACGGCCATCAACGCCCCGGTGGCGCTGGCCTCCTCCTCCTCCTGAAGAAACAGTTCATCGGCAGAGGCCGGTTGCTCCAGGCGATAGAGATCAAGGTGCACCAGCTGTGGTTCCCCCTGGGGGTAGTGCTGGGCCAGGGCAAAAGTGGGGCTGGTGATCGCCTCGCTGATCCCGAGGCCCTCGGCCAGGCCCTGCACCAATGATGTTTTGCCGGCGCCAAGGGGCCCGCTCAACAGGAGAATTGCTCCCGTTGGAAGCTCGCGCGCCAGCAATCGGCCCAGGGCCCGGGTGGTCTCAAGGGTCTCAAGAGCCCAGACATGCCCTGTAGAGTCCGACTCAAGCGAGCCCGAAGCCTCGGCGTCTCTGCAGAGATTCAACTCCACGATTCATTAGGGAGCACCGAAACCATGGTGGCAGCGCCCACGTCCCCGGCTGAGCTGAAGCTCGGCGTTGATTGCGTTATTGCCGATATCAATCAGGCCGATTTCGGCCGCAAGGAACTCGACATTGCCGAGACCGAGATGCCCGGTCTGATGGCGCTGCGGGAGAAGTACGGCAGCGAGAAGCCCCTCAAGGGCGCCCGCATCGCCGGCTCCCTGCACATGACGATTCAGACCGCGGTTCTGATCGAGACCCTGGTGGAGCTCGGGGCTGAGGTGCGCTGGGCCTCCTGCAACATCTTCTCCACCCAGGATCACGCTGCTGCGGCCATTGCCGCCCAGGGCATTCCGGTCTTCGCCGTTAAAGGCGAGACCCTCGAGGAGTACTGGGACTACACCCACCGCATCCTCGAGTGGGGTGACGGCGGTTCTCCCAACATGATCCTGGACGATGGTGGCGATGCCACCGGTCTGGTGATGCTGGGCAGCAAGGCCGAGCAGGACATCACCGTTCTGGACAACCCCGGCAACGAAGAGGAGACCTTCCTGTTCGCTTCGATCAAGAAGAAGCTGGCCCAGGACCCCAGCTTCTATTCGCGCACCAAGGCTCAGATTCAGGGCGTGACCGAGGAGACCACCACAGGTGTGGCACGTCTGTACAAGATGCAGAAGAGCGGTGAGCTGCCCTTCCCCGCCATCAACGTCAACGACTCGGTCACCAAGAGCAAGTTCGACAACCTCTACGGCTGCCGCGAGTCACTGGTGGACAGCATCAAGCGCGCCACCGATGTGATGGTGGCGGGCAAGCAGGCCCTGGTGATCGGCTACGGCGATGTGGGCAAGGGTTCCGCCCAGTCCCTGCGCGGCCTCGGTGCCACCGTCTGCATTGCGGAAGTGGATCCCATCTGCGCGCTGCAGGCGGCCATGGAGGGCTACCGCGTCGTGCGTCTTGAGGACGTGGTCGAAGACATGGACATCTTCGTCACCGCCACCGGCAACTACCAGGTGATCCGCAACGAGCACCTGGTGAAGATGAAGGACGAGGCCATTGTCTGCAACATCGGCCACTTCGACAACGAGATTGATGTCGCCTCCCTCAAGGAGTACGCGTGGGAGAACATCAAGCCGCAGGTGGATCACATCACCCTGCCCAGCGGCAACAAGATCATCCTGCTGGCGGAAGGCCGCCTGGTGAATCTGGGCTGCGCCACCGGCCACCCCAGCTTTGTGATGAGCAACTCCTTCACCAACCAGGTGCTGGCTCAGATCGAGCTGTTCACCAAGGGCGATGAGTACGCCAAGGAGGTGTACGTGCTGCCCAAGCATCTCGATGAGATGGTGGCTCGCCTGCACCTCGGTCGCATCGGGGCCAAGCTCACCGAGCTCAGCAAAGACCAGGCCGACTACATCAATGTGCCCGTGGAAGGTCCCTACAAGCCCGACCACTACCGCTACTGATCACGATCCAGCGGATCGGAACCTGATCCTTACGGCCCCATGGAAGACTTGCGCGATCAAGCGCAGTCTCCATGGGGCTTTCCGATCTGATCACACAACTGCCGGAGTTGATCGGCCAGGCGGTTGAGGCGAATCAGTGGCTGGGTTACACCGCGATCTTCGCGGCGATGTTTCTTGAGAATCTGTTCCCGCCGATTCCGTCTGAGCTGATCATGCCCCTCGGGGGCTTTTATGTGCAGCAGGGTCAGCTGGATCTGGTGCCTGTGGTGCTGGCCGGTTTGCTGGGCACGGTGCTTGGTGCCCTGCCCTGGTACGGGGTCGGTCGCTTGATCAACGAGGAACGGATCGAAGCCTGGTTGCAACGTCACGGTCGCTGGATCGGCATCAGTGCCGATGAGTTGGCCCGCAGCCGCCGCTGGTTCAGCCGTTACGGCACCGCCCTGGTGTTCTGGGGGCGTTTGGTGCCTGGCATTCGCACGCTGATCTCGGTCCCGGCGGGCATTGAAATGATGCCGATGGCGCCGTTTCTGCTCTGGACCACCGCTGGCAGCCTGATCTGGACGGCCCTGCTCACCGTGGCCGGCATGGTTCTCGGAGAGGGCTACAGCAACGTTGAGCTCTGGATTGACCCGGTCTCCAAGGCTGTGAAGGTGTTGCTGGTGGTGTCGCTGCTGGCGGGCGCGATCTGGTTGGTTCTGCGCATCTGGCGCCGGCGTCAGTCGTCCGACTGATCACCGGCGCGAGGGTTTCCCTGGGGGAGAGGATCAGAAGGGGATGTCCTCATCGGAGGCCTGGCCGCCAAAGCTGCCTGCGGCCTCCTGGTTGTCCCGTTTGGAGCCGAGCAGTTCGAGCCGATCCACACGGACCACGGGCTTGCTGCGCTCTTCGCCGCTGGCACGGTCGGTCCAGCGGTCCAGCTTGAAGCTGCCGATGATGCCGAGCAAGGAGCCCTTCTTCACGTAATCCGCAGCAACCTGGGCCTGCTTGCCCCAGATCTCGAGGTTGAACCAGTCGGGTTCATCGTCGCGGCTGCGACGGTTCACCGCCATGGTGAGGTTGGCCACCATGCTGCCGGACTCGAAGTAACGCACTTCGGGATCGCGGCCGGCACGGCCGACGAGGGTGACGGAATTAACGCCCATAGACAATTCATCTCCTGAATTTGGATTCATGATGCGGCACCGGTTGGGTGACTGCTTTTAAGGAGTTCCACCCAAGCCGCTGGGTGTAACAGGCAACCGCTGAGAACGCCCCTATGATCCGGCGGTCTTAATTGCGGTGTCTGTGTTCTTTCGTCGTTTCCAGCTGTCGCGCGACATCGGCATCGACCTGGGCACCGCCAACACCCTGATCTACGTTTCCGGCCGGGGAATCGTGCTGCAGGAGCCATCAGTGGTGGCTCTTGATCTCGAGCGTGGCACCACCATGGCTGTGGGCGATGAAGCCAAATTGATGCTCGGCCGCACGCCTGGAAACATCCGGGCCGTTCGTCCGCTGCGTGATGGGGTGATCGCGGATTTCGATGCCGCTGAGCAAATGCTCAAAACCTTCATCACCAAGGGCAATGAGGGCCGCGGCATCATGGCCCCACGTCTGGTGGTGGGCATCCCCAGTGGCGTGACGGGTGTGGAGCGTCGCGCCGTCCGTGAAGCCGGGATGGCTGGGGCGCGCGAGGTTCACCTGATTGATGAGCCGGTGGCAGCTGCCATCGGTGCTGGCCTTCCGGTCACTGAGCCTGTTGGGACGATGATTGTTGATATCGGCGGCGGCACTACTGAGGTGGCGGTGTTGAGCCTGGGCGGAACGGTGCTGAGTGAATCCGTCCGCGTTGCCGGCGATGAGATCAGCGACTCCATCAGCGTCTACCTCAAAAAGGTGCACAACATGGTGGTGGGTGAGCGCACGGCCGAGGAAATCAAGATCCGCATCGGCTCCGCCTTCCCCGACGACGAGTTCGATCAGCAGTCCATGGATGTGCGGGGTCTCCACCTGCTCTCCGGTTTGCCGCGCACCATCAATCTCAAGGCCGGTGATCTGCGGGAAGCCATCGCCGAACCGCTCAATGTGATTGTGGAAGCGGTGAAGCGCACCCTGGAGCGCACACCCCCTGAGCTGGCGGCCGACATCGTGGATCGCGGCATCATGCTGGCTGGCGGTGGTGCGTTGGTGCGGGGCATCAGCGACCTGATCAGCCATGAGACCGGCATCTTTGTGCACATCGCCGAAGACCCACTGCTCTGCGTGGTGAACGGATGTGGTCAGGTGCTGGAGGATTGGAAACGCCTGCAGCGGGTGGTCGACACCCCCGAATTCGTCCGCGCTGCGGCAGGCGTCTGAAGTCATGGCCCCGACGCTCCGTCCCGGCAAGAGCCGCTGGCGCGGATTGGGGCAACTCACCCCCTGGCTGCTGCTTGTGGCCGGGCTGTTGATGGTGCGTCTGAGCAAGGGCGCTGGTTTCAGCGATGCCTATGCCCTGCTCAGCCGTCCGTTCTGGCCTGGGTCTGCCCAGCGGGAATGGGTCATGGCTGCAGCGGATTTGGAGGAGCGCTCTCGCCTGCAGCTGCTGGAAGAGGACAACCGGCGCTTGCGCACTCTGCTGGAGCTCAAGCAACAAGGATCAGCGCAAGGAAAAGTCTCGGCTGCAGTGATCTCCCGCTCGCCGCGGGGATGGTGGCAGCAATTGCAACTGGGCAAGGGCTCGCTGCAGGGCATCGGTCGGAGCGATGCGGTTCTTGGCCCCGGCGGTTTGGTGGGTCGCATCGACAGTGTCACCCCCGCCACGGCGCGGGTGAAGTTGCTCACCGCCCCGGGCCATGAGATCGGCGTCTGGCTGCCCCGCAGCCGCCGTCATGGGTTGCTGGTGGGCCGCGGCAACAGCCGTCTGTCGCTTCGTTTCATCGACAAGGACCCCAACGTGCGGCCAGGGGATCTTGTGGCCACGTCCCCGGCCAGCACCCTGTTGCCCCCCAACGTGCCGGTGGGGGTGATCCAGTCGGTGGACGAACAGGCTGTTCCTGCACCGGTCGCTGTGGTGCAGTTGATCGCAGCACCGGAGGCGATCGACTGGGTGCAAGTGCAGACCCGTTGAGATGAACCACTGAAATGACGCGTCTGCACCGCCAACCGATCTGTGTGGCCTCAGCCTTGGTGGTGCCGTTTCTCGCCCTGGCGTCGCCGCCTTGGTTGGCCATCGATGGGGTTGGGCCTGCCTGGGCCGTTCTCTGGCTGTTGCCCTGGGCTCTCGTGGATGGTCCGTTGTCGGGGGCGTTGTCGGGTGTGGCGTTGGGGCTGGTGCTGGATGGTCTCAATCTGGGCGGTGTCAGTCAGGTGCCGGCGTTGCTGTTGCTGGGCTGGTGGTGGGGACGGCTGGGGCGGCGTGCAGCGCCGATCCAGCGCAGCCTGAATCTGGGCTTGTTGGCCTGGCTCGGGTCCGTGGGTCTTGGTTTGTCGTTGATCCTTCAGCTCTGGTGGCGTCAAGGAGGAGTGTTGGATCCCCTCACCCAGAGCTGGGGCCTGCAGACCCTCTGGTGCCAGGCCCTGGTGACGGGTTTGCTGGCGCCGGTGTTGGTGTCGTTGCAGTTGCTGCTCTGGCGCAGGAGGGTTCCCTCATGAGGCTGACGCGTCGGGATCTGCTGCTGGGGACAGCGGCGATGGGACTGGCGGCTTGCGGCCCGAGGACCCCACAGACCAGGGCCCTGGAGTTGTGGACCCTGCAATTGGCTCCCAAGTTCAACCCCTATTTCGCCGATGTTCTGGGGGCCTGGGGCGGCGTCCATCCCGATGCGCCTGTGCGCTGGACGGATCTTCCCTGGGGGTCCGTGGAACGCAAGTTGTTGGCGGCGGTGTTTGCGCGCACGGCCCCGGATGTGGTGAACCTCAATCCGCCCTTCGCGGCCAATCTGGCCAGCAAGGGGGGACTGGCTGACTTGACCCCGCTGCTGCCGGCTGCTGCCGCTGGCCGTTATCTGCCCTCGGTGTGGCAGGCCTGCCGTGACCCCGATGCCGGGCAGATCGCTGTGCCCTGGTACCTCACGGTGCGGCTGAGCCTGGTGAACCGGGCGCTGTTGGATCAAGCCGGCATTGCTGCTCCGCCCAGCCGCTGGGAGCAGGTGCCGGCCTTCGCCCGTCGGATCCGCGAGCGCACGGGTCGTTATGGCTTGTTTCTCACCACCGTTCCGGACGACTCGGCCGAGCTCCTGGAAACCCTGGTGCAGATGGGAGTGACCCTGCTGGATTCCCAACGCAGGGCCGCCTTCGACAGCCCTGCGGGGTTCCGGGCCTTTCGTTTCTGGAGTGATCTCTACCGGGAGGGGTTGTTGCCCCGGGAGGTGGTGAGTCAGGGGCAACGTCGGGCGATCGAGTTGTTCCAGAGCGGTGATCTGGCCCTGGCGGCCACGGGGGCGGAATTCCTGCGCAGCATTCAGACCAATGCGCCCGGGGTGGCCGCGGTGACAGAGCCCCATGCCCCAGTGACCGGTGCCGATGGCACAGCCAATGTGGCTCTGATGACGTTGGCAGTGCCGCGTCAGAGCCAGCGCGCCCAGAAGGCTGTGGATCTTGCGCTGTTCCTGACCAATGCTGATCAACAGGCGCGCTTCGCGGCTGAGGCCCGGGTGTTGCCGTCGTCGTTGGAGGCCTTGGCCCGGGTGCGCGCTGAATTGGAGGATCAGGCGCCTGCCACGGCCGAGGAGCGTCAGATTCGCCAGGCCCGTTTGTTGTCGGCCAGCACGTTGGAACGAGCCAGGGTGTTGGTGCCGGCGCTGCCGGGGATCAAGCGCCTGCAGAAGATCATCTACACCCAGATGCAGCGGGCGATGTTGGCCCAGGTCAGCCCTGAGCAGGCCCTAACAGCGGCGGCATCGGAATGGAACCGTTACGCCCGTTCGCGCTGGCCTGAGGGCGCCGGCAATTCTTAAAACAATCGGTAAACCGGCTGCGCGCCAGGGTGTTTGCGTCGGTGTCCAGGCCCTGACCAGTAAGGTTGCAGCTCGTTAAGGGTTTGATTCGGATGACGGGCGACCTGCCCTCACAACCGAAAGCGACCATCCTTGTCGTTGATGACGAGGCTGCAGTCCGGCGCGTCTTGGTGATGCGCCTGCAGCTCTCGGGTTACCGCGTCATCTGTGCTGAGGACGGTGAACAGGCCCTGGAGATGTTCCACAACGAGTCCCCCGACCTGGTGGTGCTCGATGTGATGCTGCCCAAGCTGGATGGCTTTGCCGTCTGCCGCCGCTTGCGGGCTGAACCTGCGTGCCGATCATTTTCCTCTCCGCGGTTGAAGCGATCTCGGAGCGGGTGGCTGGCCTGGATCTGGGTGCCGACGACTACCTGCCCAAGCCCTTCAGCCCCAAGGAACTCGAGGCACGCATTGCCACGATTCTGCGCCGGGTGGGCCGGGGCAATGCGGTTGTTGAAAGCCGCGAACTGCCCACAGGACAGGGTGTTTTGCGTTTGGGCGATTTGGTGGTGGACACCAACCGACGCCAGGTCACCCGTGGATCGGAGCGCATCAACCTCACTTATACGGAGTTCAGCCTGCTGGAGTTGCTGTTCCGCGATCCCGGCCATGTGGTGCCACGGGCTGAAATCCTCGAGCAGCTCTGGGGTTATCCCCCTCGCCGTGCAGCCGATCTGCGCGTGGTGGATGTCTACGTGGCGCGTTTGCGAGGAAAACTGGAGCCTGACCCTCGCAATCCCGAGCTGATCCTCACGGTGCGCGGCATTGGTTACGCCTCCCAGCGCATGGGCGAAGCCTCCGCTGCCGGTTGACCAACCCGCGGGCGGGCAGGATGGCGCCCGACTGACCTGCTGCTGTGTCTGAGCTACGCGACACCCGTCTGGAAAAAGCCAAGACCTTGGAAGAGCTGGGGCAGGGCCCCTATGCCCTCACCTTCAGTCCCAGCCATCGCATGGCTGAGCTGCAGGAGACCCATGCCGATCTGCCCAAGGGGGAAGAGCGGGACGTCAGCGTTTCCGTGGCGGGACGGGTGATGACCCGCCGGGTGATGGGAAAGCTGGCCTTTTTCACCCTGGCGGATGAGACGGGCTCCATTCAGCTGTTCCTGGAGAAGGCGGGTCTCGAGGCCCAGCAGGAGGGCTGGTTCAAACAGATCACCACGCTGGTGGACAGTGGCGACTGGCTTGGGGTGAGCGGCACCCTGCGTCGCACCGACCGTGGCGAGCTGTCGGTGAAAGTGAGCGATTGGCGCATGCTCACCAAGGCGCTGCAGCCCCTTCCCGACAAGTGGCATGGTCTGGCCGACGTGGAGAAGCGCTACCGCCAGCGCTATCTGGATCTGGTGGTCTCCCCCGACAGCCGTGAGACCTTTCGTCGCCGCGCTCGCCTGGTGAGCGGCATTCGCCGCTGGCTCGATCAGCGTGATTTTCTCGAGATCGAGACCCCCGTGCTGCAGAGCGAACCCGGTGGTGCAGATGCTCGGCCGTTCGAGACCCACCACAACGCTCTCGACCTGCCCCTCACCCTGCGGATTGCGACGGAACTGCACCTGAAGCGCCTGGTGGTGGGTGGCTTTGAGCGGGTGTATGAGCTTGGCCGGATCTTCCGAAATGAAGGGGTCAGCACCCGCCACAACCCCGAGTTCACCTCGGTGGAGATTTATCAGGCCTACAGCGATTACCTCGGGATGATGGAGCTCACCGAGCAGATGGTCAGCGCGGTGTGCCAGGAGGTCTGCGGAATGACCACCATCACCTATCAGGGCACCGAGATCGATCTGGCTCCGCCGTGGCGGCGCGCCACCATGCATGAGCTTGTGCAGGACGCGACGGGGCTTGATTTCAACAGCTTCAGCAGCCGCGAGGAGGCGGCTGCGGCGATGACCGCCAAGTGCATGCATGCGCCTGAGCTGGCGGACTCGGTGGGCCGTCTGCTCAACGAAGCCTTTGAGCAAGCGGTGGAGACAACCCTGATTCAGCCCACCTTTGTTACCGATTACCCGGTGGAGATTTCGCCCCTGGCCCGGCCCCATCGGAGCAAGCCCGGCTTGGTGGAACGCTTTGAGTTGTTCATCGTCGGCCGTGAGCACGCCAATGCCTTCAGTGAGCTCACCGATCCCGTGGATCAACGCCAGCGCCTTGAGGCTCAGCAGGCGCGCAAGGCGGCGGGTGATTTGGAGGCCCAGGGGTTGGACGAGGATTTCGTCACGGCCCTGGAGGTGGGCATGCCCCCCACCGGAGGTCTGGGGATCGGCATCGACCGGCTGGTGATGCTGCTCACCGACAGCCCTTCGATTCGGGACGTGATCGCCTTCCCGCTGCTGCGGCCGGAGTCTCGCAAGGGAGAACCACCCTCAGTGGAATAATGGGAGGAGTGGCATGGTCCTATCCCCATGAGTGGAGAACGCGTCGGATTTCGCTTCAAGCACGCTGATGCCGTGGTCAAGCGGAATCCCCAGGGCCGTTCCCGCCGGGGATGGGTGATGGAGCCGGTGGAGCAGACCACCAGCCGTGGCACCAAGATGCCTGCTTACCGCATCCGCTGGCGCGACAGTGAGCGCCCGGAAATCGTGCTGCAGCACATGCTGATCGCCGATCCGGATCCCACACCTCCGCCCGAGGGTGTGAGCCTCGAGCCCCCTGCTCCCAAGGCCTGATCTAACTCAGCCCAGCGTTACGGCGCAGCTGCTCAAGCTCCTGTTCCGCTTCAAACAACGCCCAGTCCTTCTCCAGTGTTGAGGGGCTGGGCGTTTGCTTTTGCTGTTGAAGCTCCTGCAATTGCCGCTCCACCTCGTTGAAGCGGCGTCCCAGATCCTCTAGGTCAGCCCAGAGGGCGCGGCCCTGGTTCATCAGGCTGGTGAGATGTTGTTCGGCGCGTCCGGCCAGATCGGCTGCGCCGGCTGCCCTGGCCCGCTCCACCCGACTGCGCCAGGCCCGCACGTCCTCGGCCAGCCTCAGCAGCTGCTGGCGTTGCTGCTTCGCCTCGCCCTGCAGTTGCTGGCGTTGCCGTTGCAGGGCTGCGGCCCGATCCTTCAGGTGCTGTTCGCTGAACAGGTGCTCCTGAACGGGGTTGTTGCGCAGAAAGGCGGAGAGCCGGGCATCCAGCTCCCGCTCCAGCTGCTCTAGCCAGCTGCTCATGCTTCGCCTGGGGTGGTGATCACCGGTTTTTCGATCTCTTTCTCCAGGGGCTCGATTGCGGCGGTTTTGGAGTTGAGGATCATCTGGGTGAGTTGCGCTGCTTTCACTTCTCCCACTTCACCTTCCAGTTCCCCCAGGCGATCAAAGGCCGCCATGTAGACGGCTTCCAGGTCTTGGATCAGCTGCTCACGCTGCCGTTTGATCGCCTGACGCCGTTCGTCTGATTTCATGCCGTCAGAGCTCCTGGGCGCAATCTCTGCGCTCAGTTTGCCGGCAAAAGCAGATGCAGAGCGACCTGATGGTGTGGATCGGTCCAGCGGCGTTGGATCCGCCAGCCCTTTGCGGACCCTAGGGGGTGCAGCAAACCATCGGTACCATCAGCCTTCCATTTATTTGCGCTCGTGCCTGAGCCCACAACGTCACTGCGAACAAGCCGTGCGGAAGCTCGCGTGCAGGGAGCGGAGGGTCGTCTCTGGCCCGTGGTGATCGCTCTGGGGCTTTTGGCGCTGGTGGGCTCCGCCATTGGATGGTTCCTGCTTCCCCGCAGTTCACCTGTCGATACTGCGCCTGATCGTGAGGTTCAGCAGCCTGCCGTCAGCCTGCCGTCGGCGGAGCTGGATCAACGCCAGCAATTGCTCAGCCGGCTGCGGGCGCTTCAAGTGGATCGCGGCTGGTTTGTCGAACTTGTGGATGCCAGCCAGCTCAGCACGGAGCCGCAGCAGGATGCGCCGTACCGAAGGGTCTGGACCGAGCTGGCCGAGCAATGGCTGGCTCGGATTGCTTTGCTGCCGCCGGCGATTCGGGACCAGTTGGGCCGTCTGAAGGCAGCGGATTGGCAGCAGCAGCGTGAGGCACTGCTGAAACAGGGCGTTCATCCGCGGGTCATGGAGCATCTGGTGAGTGCTGGAGCCCAGGATCTGCTGCCGCTCGCCATGCGTGGCCGGAAACCCGCCAACCCCTTTCTTCAGCTCTGGATTGCAGCGGCGATTCAGAGCCTTGATGACGTTGAGATCATGCGTCTCAAAGCGCGCCCGCTCGAACACGCCATCACGTCGTTGCCTATCCCTGCCGGTGGCGCGCGTTTGGTGCTGGTGGAGGCTTCAGCAGGTGATGCCGTGGTCCTGGGCATCAACGGCACACCGCTGATGCAGATGATGGTTTTCGGCGTCAATGGGCAGGTGGAGGAGGAGCGTGGTCCGCTGCGGGTGACTCGGATTGCTCCGCAAGCGGGCTCGCCGCTGCAGGTGCTGGTCACCAACGACGGGGTCTCTTCGAGTCTGTTCTCCCTGTCCTGTCGGGCGAATCCGCTTGATCAATAGCGCTCCATCGCTGCTTTCACGTCCTTCTTGGATTGCTTTTCCTTTTCGGCGGCGCGCTTGTCGTGCAACTTGCGCCCTTTGCCCAGCCCGATGGTGAGCTTGATCCAGGACCCCTTGAGGTGAATGTTGAGGGGGATCAGCGTCAGGCCTTTCTGATCCACCAAACCACGCAGCTTGTCGATCTCCCGGCGATGGGCCAGCAGTTTGCGGGTGCGCAGTGGGTCGTGGTTGAAGTAACTGCCGGCGTGGGTGTGGGGTGAGATATGCACGTTGTGCAACTGCAGCTCTCCATTGCGGATCAGGCAGAAGCCATCGCGCAGGTTGGCCTTGCCGTTGCGGATCGACTTCACCTCGGTGCCCACCAGCTCGATGCCGGTTTCGAGGGTTTCCAGAATTTCGTACTGATGCCGTGCCTGCCGGTTGTCCGCCAGCATCCGATTGGCGGCGGCCCGTGCCGCGGCTGCGGCTGCTTTTTTCGCTCCTCCCTTGGCCATGGCTGCGGCTGCGTCTTCCGACCCTATCCAGGTCTGGGTACCCTGCCCGCATGGCGATTGTCTCTTCCAGCTCCGGTCGCAAGCCACCACGCCGCCCTGAAGCGCTAGTGGACCCTCAGCCGGCACCTGAAGAGGTGGTGAGTCGGCCGGAAGACAAGCTTCGGCCCCAGCGCCTGAACGACTACATCGGCCAGAGAGAGCTCAAGCAGGTGCTGGGCATTGCGGTGGAAGCGGCGCTTGGCCGCGGCGATGCCCTCGACCATGTGCTGCTCTATGGCCCGCCGGGTTTGGGCAAAACCACCATGGCCATGGTGTTGGCCGAAGAGATGGGGGTGCAGTGCAAGGTCACCAGTGCACCGGCCTTGGAACGCCCGCGCGACATCGTTGGGTTGTTGGTCAACCTTCAGCCCCGTGATCTGCTGTTCATTGACGAGATTCATCGCCTGAGCCGGGTGGCGGAGGAGCTGCTCTATCCGGCGATGGAAGACCGGCGCCTCGATCTCACCGTGGGCAAGGGCAGCACAGCACGAACCCGTTCCCTCGACTTGCCGCCCTTCACCCTTGTGGGGGCCACCACCCGCGCCGGATCGCTGAGCTCCCCGCTGCGGGACCGGTTCGGCCTGATCCAGCGGTTGGAGTTTTACGGCCAGGACGACCTGGAAGCGATCGTTGAGCGCACCGCCGGGTTGATCGGGGTCACCCTCACACCCCAGGCCCGCAGCAGCATTGCCGCCTCTTGCCGCGGTACGCCCAGGATTGC containing:
- a CDS encoding rod shape-determining protein MreD, whose protein sequence is MTRLHRQPICVASALVVPFLALASPPWLAIDGVGPAWAVLWLLPWALVDGPLSGALSGVALGLVLDGLNLGGVSQVPALLLLGWWWGRLGRRAAPIQRSLNLGLLAWLGSVGLGLSLILQLWWRQGGVLDPLTQSWGLQTLWCQALVTGLLAPVLVSLQLLLWRRRVPS
- a CDS encoding rod shape-determining protein, with translation MFFRRFQLSRDIGIDLGTANTLIYVSGRGIVLQEPSVVALDLERGTTMAVGDEAKLMLGRTPGNIRAVRPLRDGVIADFDAAEQMLKTFITKGNEGRGIMAPRLVVGIPSGVTGVERRAVREAGMAGAREVHLIDEPVAAAIGAGLPVTEPVGTMIVDIGGGTTEVAVLSLGGTVLSESVRVAGDEISDSISVYLKKVHNMVVGERTAEEIKIRIGSAFPDDEFDQQSMDVRGLHLLSGLPRTINLKAGDLREAIAEPLNVIVEAVKRTLERTPPELAADIVDRGIMLAGGGALVRGISDLISHETGIFVHIAEDPLLCVVNGCGQVLEDWKRLQRVVDTPEFVRAAAGV
- the ahcY gene encoding adenosylhomocysteinase; translated protein: MVAAPTSPAELKLGVDCVIADINQADFGRKELDIAETEMPGLMALREKYGSEKPLKGARIAGSLHMTIQTAVLIETLVELGAEVRWASCNIFSTQDHAAAAIAAQGIPVFAVKGETLEEYWDYTHRILEWGDGGSPNMILDDGGDATGLVMLGSKAEQDITVLDNPGNEEETFLFASIKKKLAQDPSFYSRTKAQIQGVTEETTTGVARLYKMQKSGELPFPAINVNDSVTKSKFDNLYGCRESLVDSIKRATDVMVAGKQALVIGYGDVGKGSAQSLRGLGATVCIAEVDPICALQAAMEGYRVVRLEDVVEDMDIFVTATGNYQVIRNEHLVKMKDEAIVCNIGHFDNEIDVASLKEYAWENIKPQVDHITLPSGNKIILLAEGRLVNLGCATGHPSFVMSNSFTNQVLAQIELFTKGDEYAKEVYVLPKHLDEMVARLHLGRIGAKLTELSKDQADYINVPVEGPYKPDHYRY
- a CDS encoding DedA family protein, which translates into the protein MGLSDLITQLPELIGQAVEANQWLGYTAIFAAMFLENLFPPIPSELIMPLGGFYVQQGQLDLVPVVLAGLLGTVLGALPWYGVGRLINEERIEAWLQRHGRWIGISADELARSRRWFSRYGTALVFWGRLVPGIRTLISVPAGIEMMPMAPFLLWTTAGSLIWTALLTVAGMVLGEGYSNVELWIDPVSKAVKVLLVVSLLAGAIWLVLRIWRRRQSSD
- the mreC gene encoding rod shape-determining protein MreC, which gives rise to MAPTLRPGKSRWRGLGQLTPWLLLVAGLLMVRLSKGAGFSDAYALLSRPFWPGSAQREWVMAAADLEERSRLQLLEEDNRRLRTLLELKQQGSAQGKVSAAVISRSPRGWWQQLQLGKGSLQGIGRSDAVLGPGGLVGRIDSVTPATARVKLLTAPGHEIGVWLPRSRRHGLLVGRGNSRLSLRFIDKDPNVRPGDLVATSPASTLLPPNVPVGVIQSVDEQAVPAPVAVVQLIAAPEAIDWVQVQTR
- a CDS encoding single-stranded DNA-binding protein; translated protein: MGVNSVTLVGRAGRDPEVRYFESGSMVANLTMAVNRRSRDDEPDWFNLEIWGKQAQVAADYVKKGSLLGIIGSFKLDRWTDRASGEERSKPVVRVDRLELLGSKRDNQEAAGSFGGQASDEDIPF
- a CDS encoding carbohydrate kinase — translated: MALGSVVVCLGEALIDRLGPPGGDPAVDRPVEDRLGGAPANVACGLARLGTPVAFAGRLGQDAIGTAFSRLFVERGVDTALLQRDAERPSRIVLVRRARDGERQFQGFDGDQGAGFADQALEPVALPPARWLLIGTLPLAAPTSASTLLSAVRQASSQGTAIALDVNWRPTFWDASVDPAAGPSAAAKAAIQPLLDQAALIKLAREEALWLFNSDDPGAIQQALPQRPDVVVTDGAAPVRWQLGADCGQQVAFQPPSVVDTTGAGDAFTAGLLHRWAAAPQERIRFAAACGALVCGGAGGIDPQPTQAQVEAFLGEVS
- the tsaE gene encoding tRNA (adenosine(37)-N6)-threonylcarbamoyltransferase complex ATPase subunit type 1 TsaE, whose protein sequence is MNLCRDAEASGSLESDSTGHVWALETLETTRALGRLLARELPTGAILLLSGPLGAGKTSLVQGLAEGLGISEAITSPTFALAQHYPQGEPQLVHLDLYRLEQPASADELFLQEEEEASATGALMAVEWPERLGLDLAEAWHLELRHQDEGRLAQLTSPRKAST